In a single window of the Luteimonas viscosa genome:
- the ftsW gene encoding putative lipid II flippase FtsW, with amino-acid sequence MGTTFDARAFDSAGRQATRLDAIGGRYDGWLLAIAATIAAFGVVMVASSSIAVAEDLGQGPFYFLIRHVVFLAVGIALAVAVMRTDLKLVEKYPQALLGACFLLLMLVFVPGLGHTVNGASRWINLGISKFQVVEAVKILYLVWLASYLVRFRDEVNAAWGAMLKPIGVAVVLVGLLLLQPDFGSATMLLAVTAGMLVLGGGHLKRMMVPVLLLLPALVAVAVIEPYRLRRITSFWNPWEDQLGAGYQLSNALMAIGRGELTGVGLGASIQKLSYLPEAHTDFIFSVIGEELGFIGVFCVIALFAALVGRALWIGYRCVEMRRHFAGYVAFGVALMIGLQALVSIGVNLGLLPTKGLTLPLISSGGSSVMMTCAAIGLLLRVSFELDRAQRQVARLRGEVAKPGPDAPMPSSSPPPPTTQPPPGAVAGARGTSRLRPRVEPTLGGFGRNA; translated from the coding sequence ATGGGCACGACCTTCGACGCCCGCGCATTCGACTCCGCCGGCCGCCAGGCGACCCGCCTGGACGCGATCGGCGGGCGCTACGACGGCTGGCTGCTGGCGATCGCCGCGACCATCGCCGCGTTCGGCGTGGTGATGGTGGCCTCGAGTTCGATCGCGGTCGCCGAGGACCTCGGCCAGGGGCCGTTCTACTTCCTGATCCGGCACGTGGTGTTCCTGGCCGTGGGCATCGCACTGGCCGTGGCGGTGATGCGCACCGACCTGAAGCTGGTCGAGAAGTACCCGCAGGCCCTGCTGGGCGCCTGTTTTCTGCTGCTGATGCTGGTGTTCGTTCCCGGCCTCGGGCACACGGTCAACGGCGCGAGCCGCTGGATCAACCTCGGCATCTCCAAGTTCCAGGTGGTGGAGGCGGTGAAGATCCTCTATCTGGTCTGGCTGGCGAGCTACCTGGTGCGCTTCCGCGACGAGGTCAACGCCGCCTGGGGCGCGATGCTCAAGCCGATCGGTGTGGCCGTGGTGCTGGTCGGCCTGCTGCTGCTGCAGCCCGACTTCGGCTCGGCGACGATGCTGCTCGCGGTGACCGCCGGCATGCTGGTGCTCGGCGGCGGCCACCTGAAGCGGATGATGGTGCCGGTCCTGCTCCTGTTGCCGGCGCTGGTGGCGGTCGCGGTGATCGAGCCCTACCGCCTGCGTCGCATCACCTCGTTCTGGAACCCGTGGGAAGACCAGCTCGGGGCCGGCTACCAGCTCAGCAACGCACTGATGGCGATCGGGCGCGGCGAGCTCACCGGCGTGGGCCTGGGCGCGTCGATCCAGAAGCTGTCCTACCTGCCCGAGGCGCACACCGACTTCATCTTCTCGGTGATCGGCGAGGAACTCGGCTTCATCGGCGTGTTCTGCGTGATCGCGTTGTTCGCGGCGCTGGTCGGCCGTGCGCTGTGGATCGGCTACCGCTGCGTCGAGATGCGGCGGCACTTCGCCGGCTACGTGGCGTTCGGGGTGGCGTTGATGATCGGCCTGCAGGCACTGGTCTCGATCGGCGTCAACCTCGGCCTGCTGCCGACCAAGGGCCTGACCCTGCCGCTGATTTCCTCCGGCGGTTCGAGCGTGATGATGACGTGCGCCGCGATCGGCCTGCTGCTGCGCGTGTCGTTCGAACTCGACCGCGCGCAGCGCCAGGTCGCGCGCCTGCGGGGCGAGGTCGCGAAGCCGGGGCCGGACGCGCCGATGCCTTCGTCGTCCCCTCCGCCACCGACCACGCAGCCGCCGCCCGGCGCGGTGGCCGGCGCGCGCGGCACCAGCCGCCTGCGCCCGCGTGTCGAGCCGACCCTG